A region of the Mycobacterium sp. NBC_00419 genome:
AGACCGTTGCCCAGGCGGATCAGTTCATCGCACCACGGCTGTTCCGCGTGAAAGATGACCCGCTCTACGGCACGCTGCAATGCGGCGCACCGCTGGACACCCACGACCCGGCGCAGGTGCCACCTCCGGGCGCTCCCGAAGCGGCCGCCTGACGGCTCAGGGGCGCCAGCCGGTGGTGTCGGCCCACTCCCACGCGCGCCGGTAGGCCTCGAGGAACCACGGTTCCTTCGCATCGGCGTAGTGGGCGACGTCCTGGTGGCGGGCGGCAGAGCGCTTGACCGCCAGGTAGTCGGCCCGTACCCCGGGGTTGGCCGCCAGCCAGTCGACGAACAGCAGGGCGAACTGCTGGTTGGGCCAGCCGGCCACCCGGATGTGAACATTGGTGGGCCTACCGGGATCGCCTGAGGCATGAAAACGCTTATGCCACAAGGATTCATCGCTGCTGTGGTCGAACTGGCCGTCGGTGCTGCGGCCGTCGACCTTAGGCACATCGGAGGTGACGGACTCGACGCGCGGATACCCCGCGCGCAGCAAGTCATCGGTGAGCTCGTCGGCGATCTCGAGCGAGGCGACCGTCACCTGCACGTCGATGACGTCCTTGGCATCCAGACCCGGCACGGCCGTCGACCCGATGTGGTCGATACGGACGGCGCGATGCCCGCAGGTGGTGTTCAGCCGTGCGACGATCCGCCTCGCCTGCTCGGGCCACGTCGGGTCGGCGGCAACCACCTCCACGGCACCGCGCGCGGGTGCCCGGGTGGTGAGATTGTGCGCGAACGGCAGGATCCGCTGGTACCAGAGCTCGCGGGCCTTCTCCACCAGCTCACCCTCGGTGCCGGTGTTGTCCAGCCACACGTCGGCGACCTGGTTCCTCTGCTCGTCGGTGGCCTGCGCGGCGATGCGGGCCCTGGCGTCGGCCTCGGTGAAGCCGCGGTACTCGATGAGCCGGCTAACCCTGACCTCGGGGTCGGCGTGGACGATCACCACAAGCGGGAACATCGGCGCCATCTGCGACTCCACCAGCAGCGGGATGTCCTCGACGATCACGGTGTCCTCACCGGCCGCGGCGATCAGCTCGGAGCGGCGGTGCGCCACCAGCGGATGGACGATGCCATTAAGGGTCTGGCGCTTGTCCTCGTCGCTGAAGGCGATCGCGGCCAGCGCCGGGCGGTCCAGAGCGCCGTCCGGCCGCAGGATGTGCGCGCCGAACGCGTCGACGAGCTTGGCCAGTCCCTCGGTCCCGGGTTCGACGACCTCCCGGGAGATGACGTCCCCGTCCACGACGATGCCACCGCACGCCGAGAAGGTGGCCGACACCGTCGACTTACCTGCGCCGATACCGCCGGTCAATCCGATACGAAGCATCAATCCGTCCTTACACAAGAAACCACGCAGGGAGTCCGGGGACTCCCTGCGTGGTCTTCACTCGGCGAATGAGTGTCTGTTAGGCGTTGCCCGCCAGCTTCTCGCGCAGCGCGGCGAGCTGGGCGTCGCTGGCCAGCGAACCGCCGGCCGACTCACCCGAACTCGACGAAGACGACGACGAGCCGTTGCCCGCCGGGCGCTCGGCCGCTTCGGCCTCGTCCTTGGCGAACTTCTCCATCTGCGCGGTGTGCATCTTGTGGCGCTGCTCGGCCTCGGCGTAGCGGGCCTCCCACTCGGTGCGCTGCTTGTCGAAGCCTTCGAGCCATTCGTTGGTCTCGGCGTCGAAGCCCTCGGGGAAGATGTAGTTGCCCGCATCGTCGTAGCTGTCGGCCATGCCGTACTTCGACGGATCGAACTCCTCGGTGTAGTCCTCGTTGGCTTGCTTGAGGCTCAGCGAGATGCGGCGACGCTCGAGGTCGATGTCGATGACCTTGACCATCGCGTCGTCGCCCACCTGGACGACCTGATCGGGCACCTCCACGTGGCGCTCAGCCAGCTCGGAGATGTGCACCAGGCCCTCGATGCCCTCCTCGACGCGGACGAACGCACCGAACGGCACCAGCTTGGTGACCTTGCCCGGCACGATCTGGCCGATTGCGTGGGTGCGGGCGAAGTGACGCCACGGGTCTTCCTGAGTTGCCTTGAGCGACAAGGAAACCCGCTCGCGATCCATGTCGACGTCGAGCACCTCGACGGTGACCTCGTCGCCCACGTTGACAACCTCGGACGGGTGGTCGATGTGCTTCCAGGACAGCTCGGAGACGTGAACCAGGCCGTCGACCCCACCGAGGTCGACGAACGCGCCGAAGTTGACGATCGAGGACACCACACCCTTGCGGATGGCGCCCTTGGTCAGCTGGTTGAGGAACTCGCTGCGCACCTCGGACTGGGTCTGCTCCAGCCAGGCGCGACGCGACAGCACCACGTTGTTGCGGTTCTTGTCGAGCTCGATGATCTTGGCCTCGATCTCCTTGCCGATGTACGGCTGCAGATCGCGGACGCGACGCATCTCGACCAGCGACGCGGGCAGGAAGCCGCGCAGGCCGATATCGAGGATCAGGCCGCCCTTGACGACCTCGATGACGGTGCCCTTGACGGCCTCGTCCTTCTCCTTGAGCTCCTCGATGGTGCCCCAGGCGCGCTCGTACTGGGCGCGCTTCTTGGACAGGATCAGGCGGCCTTCTTTGTCCTCCTTGGTGAGGACGAGGGCTTCGATCGCATCTCCGACGGACACAACCTCATTGGGGTCGACGTCGTGCTTGATCGAAAGCTCACGGGAAGGGATGACACCTTCGGTCTTGTAACCGATGTCGAGCAAAACCTCGTCCCGGTCGACCTTGACGATCGTCCCCTCGACGATGTCGCCATCGTTGAAGTATTTGATGGTTTTGTCGATGGCGGCGAGAAAGTCCTCAGCCGAGCCGATGTCGTTGATGGCTACTTGCGGCGAGGTGATGGTGGGACTTGGCATATTGTTGGGTTGCTCCGGACAGGGTCGGTCGTAGGGACAGTTTGCGATGGTGTACCCGCACAGTGCACACAGGTACCGTCCGAGCCTACTCGACTAGGCGCACGCTGGACAAACTCGGGTCCGGGCAGGCGCACACGCGGGCGATTACTCTCCTCTGGTGTCCTACGCCACGTTGCCCCCGCTGCCGCGCCCGATCCGCAAAGTCGGAGCGCCTCTGGCAGCGATCATCGCCTGCGGCACGGTCGCAGCGCTCATCCTGATCCTGCTGACCGCGGTGAACCCGGCCGGGACCGTCATCGGATTCACCCTGTCGACCCTGGCCATGGTCCTGGTGTTGCTGTGTTACCTGTGGCTGGACCGCTGGGAGCCCGAGCCGCCCAGGCTTCTGGTGTTCGCGTTCCTGTGGGGTGCCTCGGTGGCGATCCTGGTCTCGATCGTGCTCGAACTGCTCGTGGAGTCTGCGGTCAACCCCGGCCAGGAGGCGACGAGTTTCTTCACCGTCGCGGTCGCCGCACCGGTGATCGAGGAGGCCGCCAAGGGGTTGTTCCTGCTGCTGATGATGACCGGGGTGCGGCGCTACGAACTGAACTCGCTGACCGACTGCCTGGTCTACGCGGGCGTGACGGCGGTGGGCTTCGCCTGGATCGAGGACATCTTCTACATCGCCAACGGCGAGACGCTGGCCACGTCCCTGGTCACCGCCGCGATGCGGCTGATCATGGCGCCGTTCGCCCATCCGCTGTTCACCACATTCACCGGTATCGGCGTGTATTTCGCTCTGCAGCAGCGCAATACGTTGGCCAAGATCGGCTGTGTCGCACTCGGCTTCGTCGGTGCGGTGATCATGCACGGGCTGTGGAACGGCTCGGCCCTGGTCAGCCCCGGCGCCTACTTCGGCCTGTATGTGGTGTGGATGATGCCGATCTTCTTCCTGGCCATCGTGCTGGCCGTCCGCAGCCGCCGCCGCGAGCAGGCGGTCGTCGCGCAGAAACTGCCCGGGATGGTGGCGGCCGGTCTGGTGACCCCGGCCGAGACGACGTGGCTGGGCTCGATCAAGACGCGCAAGCACGCGGTCGCGGCGGCCAAGGGATTCGGCGGCAAGCCGGCGGCCAGCGGGGTCAAGAAGTTCGCCCACCAGGTGATCGAGCTGGCGTTCGTGCGGGATCGCATCGAGCGTGGGTTCATCGACGCCCGGGTGCTCGCGCTGCAGCAGGAGGAGGTCGACGGCGTGGTCGCGGCCCGCGCTGCCGCCGGACCCGCCCTGCACTGGCTGAACGGCTATCAGCTGCCCCCGGGGCAGACCCGCTAACGGCGACTAATGCGCCGCCGGAGCCGCTGGCGGCGACTAATGCGCCGCGCCGTCCCAGCTGCGGCCGTATCCCACCGACACCTCGAGCGGAACGTCCAGCGGGTAGGCCCCGCCCATTTTGTCGCGCACCAGCGCCTCGACGGTCTCGCGTTCGCCCTCGGCCACTTCGAGCAGGAGTTCGTCGTGCACCTGCAGCAGCATCCGTGACTTCAGGCCCGCGTCCTTGATCGCCTGGGCGACGTTGATCATCGCGACCTTGATGATGTCGGCGGCGCTGCCCTGGATCGGGGCGTTGAGCGCGGCGCGCTCGGCGGCCTCGCGCACGTTGCGGTTGCTGCTGTCCAGCTCCGGCAGATAGCGCCGGCGGCCCAGCACGGTGGAGGTGTAGCCGTCCTTGCGGGCCTGGTCGACGACGGACTGCAGGTAGTCGCGCACCCCGCCGAACCGGGCGAAGTACAGGTCCATCTGCTCCTTGGCCTCTTCGGTGGAGATCTTCAGCTGTGCCGACAGACCGTAGGCGGACAGCCCGTAGGCCAGGCCGTAGGACATCGCCTTGACCCGCCTGCGCAGTTCAGGGGTGACCTCGGAGATCTCCACACCGAAGGCGCGCGACGCGACGAACGAATGCAGGTCCTCGCCGGTGTTGAACGCCTCGATGAGGCCGGCGTCCTTGGACAGGTGCGCCATGATGCGCATCTCGATCTGGCTGTAGTCCGCTGTCATCAGCTCGGCGTAGCCGGCGCCCACCACGAACCCATCGCGGATCTCCCGGCCCGCTTCGGTGCGGATCGGAATGTTCTGCAGGTTGGGTTCGGTGGAAGAAAGCCGGCCAGTTGCCGCAATCGTCTGGTTGAACGTGGTGTGGATCCGGCCATCAGCAGCAACGGAATTCAGCAGACCGTCGACGGTGACCTTGAGTCGCGTGACATCGCGGTGGGTCAACAGATGCTGCAGGAACGGGTGGCCGGTCTTGTCGAACAGAGTCTGGAGAGCGTCGGCATCCGTGGTGTAGCCGGTCTTGGTCCGCTTGGTCTTGGGCATCTCCAGCTCGTCGAACAGCACCACCTGCAGCTGCTTGGGCGAACCGAGGTTGATCTGCTTGCCGATCACGCCGTAGGCCGCTTCGGCGGCGTCGCGGATCCCGTCACCGAAGGTGCTCTGCAGCTGCTTGAGTAGATCCAGGTCGACGGCGATACCGACCGATTCCAGATCCGCCAGCACCGTCTGCACCGGCAGCTCCATCTCACCGAGCAGGGCTGAGGAGTCGATGCGGGTCAGCTCGTCGTCGAGCGCGTCGGCCAGATCGATGACCGCCCTGGCC
Encoded here:
- the coaE gene encoding dephospho-CoA kinase, with protein sequence MLRIGLTGGIGAGKSTVSATFSACGGIVVDGDVISREVVEPGTEGLAKLVDAFGAHILRPDGALDRPALAAIAFSDEDKRQTLNGIVHPLVAHRRSELIAAAGEDTVIVEDIPLLVESQMAPMFPLVVIVHADPEVRVSRLIEYRGFTEADARARIAAQATDEQRNQVADVWLDNTGTEGELVEKARELWYQRILPFAHNLTTRAPARGAVEVVAADPTWPEQARRIVARLNTTCGHRAVRIDHIGSTAVPGLDAKDVIDVQVTVASLEIADELTDDLLRAGYPRVESVTSDVPKVDGRSTDGQFDHSSDESLWHKRFHASGDPGRPTNVHIRVAGWPNQQFALLFVDWLAANPGVRADYLAVKRSAARHQDVAHYADAKEPWFLEAYRRAWEWADTTGWRP
- the rpsA gene encoding 30S ribosomal protein S1 encodes the protein MPSPTITSPQVAINDIGSAEDFLAAIDKTIKYFNDGDIVEGTIVKVDRDEVLLDIGYKTEGVIPSRELSIKHDVDPNEVVSVGDAIEALVLTKEDKEGRLILSKKRAQYERAWGTIEELKEKDEAVKGTVIEVVKGGLILDIGLRGFLPASLVEMRRVRDLQPYIGKEIEAKIIELDKNRNNVVLSRRAWLEQTQSEVRSEFLNQLTKGAIRKGVVSSIVNFGAFVDLGGVDGLVHVSELSWKHIDHPSEVVNVGDEVTVEVLDVDMDRERVSLSLKATQEDPWRHFARTHAIGQIVPGKVTKLVPFGAFVRVEEGIEGLVHISELAERHVEVPDQVVQVGDDAMVKVIDIDLERRRISLSLKQANEDYTEEFDPSKYGMADSYDDAGNYIFPEGFDAETNEWLEGFDKQRTEWEARYAEAEQRHKMHTAQMEKFAKDEAEAAERPAGNGSSSSSSSSGESAGGSLASDAQLAALREKLAGNA
- a CDS encoding PrsW family intramembrane metalloprotease translates to MSYATLPPLPRPIRKVGAPLAAIIACGTVAALILILLTAVNPAGTVIGFTLSTLAMVLVLLCYLWLDRWEPEPPRLLVFAFLWGASVAILVSIVLELLVESAVNPGQEATSFFTVAVAAPVIEEAAKGLFLLLMMTGVRRYELNSLTDCLVYAGVTAVGFAWIEDIFYIANGETLATSLVTAAMRLIMAPFAHPLFTTFTGIGVYFALQQRNTLAKIGCVALGFVGAVIMHGLWNGSALVSPGAYFGLYVVWMMPIFFLAIVLAVRSRRREQAVVAQKLPGMVAAGLVTPAETTWLGSIKTRKHAVAAAKGFGGKPAASGVKKFAHQVIELAFVRDRIERGFIDARVLALQQEEVDGVVAARAAAGPALHWLNGYQLPPGQTR